The DNA segment GCTCATGATGTAGCGAGGGACCATCGACCCTCCGAGGGCGCTCATCGTTAATACAAGTATCACGGACAACCCGTTTAAGGCGCCACGCGTTCGGCACAGCGTTGCTAGTAACAGACCAAAACTGGAGGCGGCCGCTGCGGTCACGATGGTCATCACGATGAAACCGTCCAGATGCCCTGCTAAGTCGACATCGAACATCCAGGCTCCCCAGATGAACATCAGCGTCGTCTGCAAACATCCCAGGCCTGTCAGGTAACACCATTTGCCCAGTAGTAATTGATCCATTGTCAGTCGAGTCGCTAGCAGGCGGTCGAGGGTGCGGTTCTCTTTCTCTTCCAGGAGCACGCCCCCACCGCCGGTCGCTCCAAATAACAAAAACATCACGGCGATCCCGGCTGCATACATGCTGACAACAGGCTTGTTCTCGTCAGCTCGCATGACATCTTCCAGCGTGACCGCGGAGGGGGGACCCTCCGGAGGGCTGGGTTGGACGGTTGGGGCGATGGCCTGCCGCGCGGCGACTTGATTGACTCCGCTGATCGTTTGCTGCACGATCGCTTGCAGAAGCTGTCCGGCGATTGGATTGGACGAATCGGTTAACAGCCTAGCGGTCACCTGCCGTTCGGATTGATCGAGCAGGATGGCCACGGTCACCTCTCCACGTTGCACCAACTGCTTCGCGGTTTCGATCTCTGGCGGATCCGTTGATCGGTGGGAGGTTTCAACCAAGGCGAGCGTTGATTGTTCGGGTTCTGATGCTGCTCCGTTTTCCGCCTTTTCCGCAGGAGCGATCGTCATCCAGCGAATGGCATCTCGGAGGCGAAGTTGTTGAACCACCATCGACGAGATCGGCGACTTTGCCGAATCGATTACCAGTACATTTATTTTCGGAGCCGAATCGCTGCCGGGGCGACCTCCAAAAATCAATGCAAAAACACTGAAGAACGCGATAGGCATCACAAACGTCAGCAACAGCTCCGCTGGGCTGTTCCGTAGTCGCTGCAAGCTGATTTGGATCACGGTCCTGATCATCGTGGCCGTTCGCTGAGGATCGCTAAAGGGAGGGAATGTTTGAGGAAATGCTGGGAACTGAAGATCGAGTGACGGTTAATCGCGAAGTTCGTTCCCTGTCAAATGAAGAAAGACATGGCTTAGAGATGGTCCTTGGATGTCAATGTCCTTCGGGTCGATTCCCGCGATGGTTGCCCGGTTCAGTAAGTCGGGCAGTTCGCTGGCGACGTTCTGGATCGCGGCGGTCCACTCGCCAGGCTGGGGGCCCTGCTGCCAGCCTGGAATTTGCACGGAAGATTCCGCTGGAGCTCGCAAGCGAATGCGGCGTGAACTCCCTACCGTTTGTTGAATCAGGTCATTCAAAGTCCCCGAGGCGATTACCTGGCCCCTGTCAAAAACAACGATTCGATCGCACCTTGTTTCGACTTCGTCAAGTTGATGGGTGGTGAGAACGATCGATGTCCCCGCGTCGTTTAGGTCGTCTAGCATCTCAAAGATTCGTTGGCGACTTTGAGGGTCGACGCCCACGGTTGGTTCGTCCAGGAGGAGGACTTGAGGGCGGTGTAGCACCCCGCAGGCAAGATTGACGCGGCGCTGCATCCCGCCGGAAAAGGTGCCGACCAGATCTTTGCGGCGAGGTTGGAGCCCGGTCCATTCGAGCGCCCAGTCGACCTGTTTTCGCAGCGCTCGCCCTGACAGGCCGTGGAACCGCCCGAAAGCGAGTAAATTTTGCTGAGTCGTTAAATCGACATAAATCGCCAATTCCTGAGGGACCAAGCCAATCGCTTCACGGCCCCCTTGAGGTGGCAATTCTTTCCCGTTTAGGAAAATCTGTCCCGAATCGGGGCGACTGCGTCCGGTCAGGCATCGAATCAGAGTCGTTTTGCCAGCTCCGTTAGGACCAAGCAGCCCCAGGCGTTCGCCGGCGCGCAGTTCTAGCGTGGCCCCGTGAAGGACTTTGTGCGAACCGTAGGACTTATGCAGCCCGTCAGCGTGTAGTGCTAGCGTGGGATTCCCGTTTGTCACGTTATCAACAGAGGTTTGCGTCAAAACCGAGGTAGTCAGATGTCCGCAAAAACCGTTGCTACGTCAATCCCACATAGGGTGACGCTTAGTGATCCTGTTGCCGCAAAAATAGAGCGGAAATCACCCCAAGTGAGGAAATACCATTGCGAGGAAACATCGAACTGCAATGAAGAACGGAGGAAAGAGAGGACGGAAGGCTGCCAAAAATTCGCGTTCCGCTCCACCCCCTAAACCAGCGGCGTGACCGGCGGTGGAGCGTCTGCTTCGATCCCTGGTAGGTTTCCTGCGAGGGGGGTAGGTTTCCTGCGAGGGGGCAGCCCAGTGTTGATAGGAGGCGACGTTTAGTGAACGTCTTCCCATTCTTGATCCTCGTCGTCCGCATATTCTTCTTCCTCCTCTTCGAGGATCTCTTCTTCTTCGTCTTCCTCTTCTTCGACTTCTTCGTAGTCGTCGTCTGGATCGCTCTCGCCGCCGGGAGGAGGATCGCTGGGCTCGACGCCTTGCATGGCGTCCCATTCAGCGATCGTCATGACGACTTCGCGGGCTTTGGAGCCGTTGTAGTGACCGACGATTCCGTCTTCAGCCATGAAATCGATCAGTCGTGCAGCACGTCCATACCCGATGCCTAGGCTTCGTTGGAGCAGGGAGCAGCTTCCACGTCCTTCGCGGATAACCACGTCGACAGCACTCTCGTACAGGTCGTCGCGAGATCGAATCGAATCGGCCGACACCCCATCGCCGCCGCCCTCTTCTTCGGTTTTCAATTTCATCAGTTCGCCAACGAAATTCTGTTCGCCGCCGTCACTGCAGTGGGCACATACCGATTCGATTTCTTCGTCCGATAGGTACGTACCCTGACCGCGAATCAAGGTGCTTGTGCCTGGCCACAGGAATAGCATGTCCCCGTTACCCAGCAG comes from the Roseimaritima multifibrata genome and includes:
- a CDS encoding ABC transporter permease, with the translated sequence MIQISLQRLRNSPAELLLTFVMPIAFFSVFALIFGGRPGSDSAPKINVLVIDSAKSPISSMVVQQLRLRDAIRWMTIAPAEKAENGAASEPEQSTLALVETSHRSTDPPEIETAKQLVQRGEVTVAILLDQSERQVTARLLTDSSNPIAGQLLQAIVQQTISGVNQVAARQAIAPTVQPSPPEGPPSAVTLEDVMRADENKPVVSMYAAGIAVMFLLFGATGGGGVLLEEKENRTLDRLLATRLTMDQLLLGKWCYLTGLGCLQTTLMFIWGAWMFDVDLAGHLDGFIVMTIVTAAAASSFGLLLATLCRTRGALNGLSVILVLTMSALGGSMVPRYIMSESLQTAGLWTFNAWALDGYNKVFWRELPVSDLWPQVMVLLVSGFVMLIAARLLAFRWEIN
- a CDS encoding ABC transporter ATP-binding protein, translated to MTQTSVDNVTNGNPTLALHADGLHKSYGSHKVLHGATLELRAGERLGLLGPNGAGKTTLIRCLTGRSRPDSGQIFLNGKELPPQGGREAIGLVPQELAIYVDLTTQQNLLAFGRFHGLSGRALRKQVDWALEWTGLQPRRKDLVGTFSGGMQRRVNLACGVLHRPQVLLLDEPTVGVDPQSRQRIFEMLDDLNDAGTSIVLTTHQLDEVETRCDRIVVFDRGQVIASGTLNDLIQQTVGSSRRIRLRAPAESSVQIPGWQQGPQPGEWTAAIQNVASELPDLLNRATIAGIDPKDIDIQGPSLSHVFLHLTGNELRD